The genomic stretch TGACGCGATGATCCCGATCGGCCGCGGCCAGCGCCAGCTGATCATCGGCGACCGCAAGACTGGTAAGACTGCGCTCGCGATCGACGTCGTGCTTAACCAGAAAGAAAACTGGGAATCTGGCGATCCGAACAAGCAGGTGCGCTGCATTTACGTGGCCATCGGCCAGAAAGGCTCCACGATCGCTTCCGTGCGCGGCACGCTCGAACGCCACGGAGCACTCGAATACACCACGATCGTTGCATCCCCCGCTTCTGATTCGGCTGGATACAAGTATCTCGCGCCCTACACCGGTTCGGCGATTGGTCAGCACTGGATGTACCAGGGCAAGCATGTGCTCATTATTTTCGACGACCTGTCGAAGCAGGCAGAAGCCTACCGTTCGGTCTCGCTACTACTGCGCCGCCCGCCGGGCCGTGAAGCATACCCTGGCGACGTGTTCTACCTGCACAGCCGGCTTCTTGAACGGTGTGCCAAGCTTTCTGACGAATATGGTGGCGGTTCGATGACAGGCTTGCCGCTGATCGAAACGAAGGCTAATGACGTGTCGGCGTACATTCCGACCAACGTCATTTCGATTACTGACGGCCAGATCTTCTTGCAGTCGGATCTGTTCAACGCGAATCAGCGCCCGGCTGTCGACGTCGGCATTTCGGTGTCGCGTGTCGGTGGTGACGCGCAGATTAAGGCGATGAAGAAAGTCTCGGGCACGTTGAAGATTACGCTCGCTCAGTATCGTTCCCAGGCGGCGTTTGCAATGTTCGCCTCGGATTTGGATGCGACGACGCGCCGGCAGCTCACCCGCGGTGAGCGTCTGATGGAACTGCTCAAGCAGCCGCAGTACACGCCATATCCGGTGGAAGAACAGGTGGCGTCGATTTGGGCTGGCACCAACGGCTATCTTGATTCGATCGAGCTGGAAGATGTACACAAGTTCGAACGCGGTCTGATCGACTACCTCAAGCACAATACGAGTGTCTTGGACACGATTCGCGATACGGGCTTGCTGACTGACGAGACGGAAGAGGAGATGCGGAAAGCTACCGAAGAGTTCCTCGAGTCGTTCACGTCGGCATACAAGACTCACGATCTGCCGACCGACGAGGTCGAGCCTGCTGAACAGACGCAGGAGACCCTCGTGAGGCCGAAGAGGAGCTAGTAGTGGCGGGCGAACAGCGTAAGTACAAGGCGAAGATCCGGGCGACTGAAACGCTCGAGAAGGTCTTCTCCGCGATGGAGCTCATTGCGGCTTCTCGCGTTGGCGCCGCGCGTGAACGCGCGCTGGGTCAAGATCCTTATACGCGCGCGCTGACGGAGTCGATCGCCACTGTTGCCTCGCATGCAGACGAGCAGCATCCGCTGCTCAACGAGCGTCACGACACGAACAGGGTGATCTTGCTGATCGTTACCTCTGATCGCGGTATGGCCGGCGCCTATTCGGCGTCCGTGCTGCGTGAAGCTGACAGGCTGCGTGAGGAACTCGAAGCCCAAGGTAAGGAACCGCTGCTGTACGTGTACGGACGTAGGGGCGTGTCTTACTACAAGTTCCGCGGGGTGGAACTGGCCGGAGAGTGGATTGGCGAATCTGAAAAGCCGCGCGGCGACACCGCTCATACCATCGCCCAAGAGTTCCTCAGGCTCTTTTTGGCCGAGCCAGAAGACGGCGGGATCAGCGAAGTCCACGTTGTGTACACCCGGTTCGAAAACATGATCCGGCAAACGGTGGAGACGCGGCGGATGCTGCCGCTCGTCGTCGTCGATGGTGATGATGAACCGGGCGAAGAGCCGCTCTACGAATTTGAGCCGTCCGCTCAAGAGCTGTTTGACGCGCTGTTACCCATGTACGTGGATCAGCGTATTTATTCGGTGCTGTTGCTATCGGCGGCGTCCGAGTTGGCGTCCCGCCAACAGGCGATGCATGCGGCTACTGAGAACGCTCAAGAACTCATTGAGGATTACACTCGCTTGGCGAACAACGCGCGTCAGGCGGAGATCACCACTGAAATTACTGAAATTATCTCCGGCGCGGATAGCCTCGGATCGTAACGGAACAAGGAATGACAATGACTGTTGAAACGTCTGAAAAGTTGGCAACTGGCCGCATCATCCAGGTGGTTGGCGCAGTTGTGGACGTCGAGTTCCCTCCGGATGCACTTCCGGAGATCAACTATGCGCTTGAGACCGAGGTGACGCTCCCTACCGGCGAAGCCGAGCCGACGTCGACCACGATGACGCTCGAGGTTGCCCAGCACCTGGGTGAGAACATTGTGCGTACGATCGCGATGAAGCCGACTGACGGCCTGGTCCGCGGTGCCACGGTGCGCAACACGGGCGGCCCGATTTCCGTGCCGGTGGGCGATGTCACGCTCGGCCACGTGTTCAACGTGGTGGGTGAGGTACTCAACCTGCCGGAGGGGGAGACCCTGGAGGTGACGGAACGCTGGCCGATTCACCGCCCGGCACCGACCTTCGACCAGCTCGAGCCCGAGACCCGCATGTTCGAAACCGGTATCAAGGTGATCGATCTGCTCACCCCGTACGTGCAAGGCGGGAAGATTGGCCTGTTTGGCGGCGCGGGCGTTGGCAAAACGGTTTTGATCCAAGAGATGATCCAGCGCGTGGCCCAGGATCACGGCGGTGTGTCCGTGTTCGCCGGCGTGGGTGAGCGTACCCGTGAGGGTAACGATCTGATTTTCGAGATGGAAGAGGCCGGCGTTCTCGATAAGACGGCGCTTGTGTTCGGGCAGATGGACGAGCCGCCAGGTGTGCGTCTGCGTATCGCCCTTTCCGGTCTGACGATGGCGGAGTACTTCCGCGACGTGCAAAACCAGGACGTGCTGCTGTTCATCGACAACATCTTCCGCTTTACGCAGGCGGGCTCTGAGGTGTCGACGCTGCTCGGCCGTATGCCGTCGGCCGTCGGTTACCAGCCGACTCTGGCCGATGAGATGGGCGCTCTCCAGGAGCGCATTACCTCCACGCGCGGCCACTCAATTACGTCGCTGCAAGCGATCTACGTGCCGGCTGACGATTACACCGATCCGGCGCCAGCGACGACGTTCGCACACTTGGACGCCACTACCGAGCTTTCTCGTGACATCGCCTCGCGCGGCCTGTATCCGGCAGTGGATCCGCTGGCGTCGTCGTCGCGAATCCTCGATCCGCAATACGTGGGCCAGGAGCACTACGAAGTGGCCACCCGGGTCAAGCAGATCCTGCAGAAGAACAAGGAACTGCAGGACATCATTTCGATCCTCGGTGTGGATGAGCTGTCGGAGGACGACAAGGTGACCGTGGCACGTGCTCGGCGTATCGAGCAGTACCTGTCGCAAAACACCTACACCGCCGTGAAGTTCACGGGCGTGGAAGGCTCCACAGTGCCGATCGCCGAAACGGTGGAAGCTTTCCGCCGGATTGCCGACGGCGAGTACGACCACATTCCCGAGCAGGCCTTCTTCAACATTGGCGGCATCGACGACATCGAGCGTGCGTGGCACAAGATTCAGGCTGAATCATGAGACTAGAGATTGTGGCACGCAGGGGAGTCCTCTTCGAAGGGGAGGTCTCCGACGTCGTGTTGCCGGCGTTCCACGGCGAGATGGGTATTTTGCCACGGCGTTCGCCGGTGATGGCCGTGGTGCGTCAGGGAACGATTCGTTTCACTGAGGATGGGCAGAAGAAGTCTGTGGAGATCGGTGATGGCTTCGCGACTGTCGACTCCGATCATATTCGGGTTGTCGTGGAGAACTTCGACGAGGATCGTGATCCTAACCATCCCACTAATCCCGCAGCGGCCATCGGAGAGTAGGCGCGGTGCTGGACACGCTAGCGTGGGCGATAGTCGCCGTTTTGCTCGTTGTCCTCGTGATTGGTGCCGTCTATCTGGTGAGAATGCGGCGTCTGCTGAACGAGCCCGGCTCGATCCAGGTGGCGATCCGGCACGGTGGCGGTTGGCGTAACGGCGTGGTGATTCTGTCTGAGCACAGTTTGGATGTGTATTACACGCGTTCGCTGAAGTGGTCGCCGTCGTTACAAACGAGCCGCGACCACATCGCTTTCGAGCTGAAACCTGCGCGTGCTGGCGTGCAGATTGTTGTGTTGAATATCCCGGGGGATCGCTGGCAGCTTGCCTCTAGCCCCGGGGAGATTTCTGCCCTGCTGTCATGGATCGATTCGGCGGCACCGGAGGCTGAGCCAACCCTCGGCTAAACCAAGCGTCTGGTAGGATGTTCCGCGCCGAGAACCGGGAGGGAAAGGACATCCGTGCGAATCGTTTTTGCCACCTGCGCAGTGGATTATTCTGGCCGTCTTGACGCTCATTTGGAGCCGGCTAAGCGTGCCCTGATGATCAAAGCTGACGGTGCGGTGCTCGTACATAGCGATGGCGGCTCGTATAAGCCGCTGAA from Trueperella bialowiezensis encodes the following:
- a CDS encoding F0F1 ATP synthase subunit gamma, which encodes MAGEQRKYKAKIRATETLEKVFSAMELIAASRVGAARERALGQDPYTRALTESIATVASHADEQHPLLNERHDTNRVILLIVTSDRGMAGAYSASVLREADRLREELEAQGKEPLLYVYGRRGVSYYKFRGVELAGEWIGESEKPRGDTAHTIAQEFLRLFLAEPEDGGISEVHVVYTRFENMIRQTVETRRMLPLVVVDGDDEPGEEPLYEFEPSAQELFDALLPMYVDQRIYSVLLLSAASELASRQQAMHAATENAQELIEDYTRLANNARQAEITTEITEIISGADSLGS
- a CDS encoding DUF2550 family protein; this translates as MLDTLAWAIVAVLLVVLVIGAVYLVRMRRLLNEPGSIQVAIRHGGGWRNGVVILSEHSLDVYYTRSLKWSPSLQTSRDHIAFELKPARAGVQIVVLNIPGDRWQLASSPGEISALLSWIDSAAPEAEPTLG
- the atpA gene encoding F0F1 ATP synthase subunit alpha, whose protein sequence is MAELINPDQIRAALDSFVSSYEPAKAASEEVGHVTLTADGIARVDGLPSAMANELLEFEDGTQGLAMNLEEREIGVVVLGDFSHIQEGMEVRRTGEVLSVPVGDAYLGRTVDPLGNPIDGLGEIHGLTERRALELQAPGVMMRKSVHEPLQTGIKAIDAMIPIGRGQRQLIIGDRKTGKTALAIDVVLNQKENWESGDPNKQVRCIYVAIGQKGSTIASVRGTLERHGALEYTTIVASPASDSAGYKYLAPYTGSAIGQHWMYQGKHVLIIFDDLSKQAEAYRSVSLLLRRPPGREAYPGDVFYLHSRLLERCAKLSDEYGGGSMTGLPLIETKANDVSAYIPTNVISITDGQIFLQSDLFNANQRPAVDVGISVSRVGGDAQIKAMKKVSGTLKITLAQYRSQAAFAMFASDLDATTRRQLTRGERLMELLKQPQYTPYPVEEQVASIWAGTNGYLDSIELEDVHKFERGLIDYLKHNTSVLDTIRDTGLLTDETEEEMRKATEEFLESFTSAYKTHDLPTDEVEPAEQTQETLVRPKRS
- the atpD gene encoding F0F1 ATP synthase subunit beta, whose product is MTVETSEKLATGRIIQVVGAVVDVEFPPDALPEINYALETEVTLPTGEAEPTSTTMTLEVAQHLGENIVRTIAMKPTDGLVRGATVRNTGGPISVPVGDVTLGHVFNVVGEVLNLPEGETLEVTERWPIHRPAPTFDQLEPETRMFETGIKVIDLLTPYVQGGKIGLFGGAGVGKTVLIQEMIQRVAQDHGGVSVFAGVGERTREGNDLIFEMEEAGVLDKTALVFGQMDEPPGVRLRIALSGLTMAEYFRDVQNQDVLLFIDNIFRFTQAGSEVSTLLGRMPSAVGYQPTLADEMGALQERITSTRGHSITSLQAIYVPADDYTDPAPATTFAHLDATTELSRDIASRGLYPAVDPLASSSRILDPQYVGQEHYEVATRVKQILQKNKELQDIISILGVDELSEDDKVTVARARRIEQYLSQNTYTAVKFTGVEGSTVPIAETVEAFRRIADGEYDHIPEQAFFNIGGIDDIERAWHKIQAES
- a CDS encoding F0F1 ATP synthase subunit epsilon, which gives rise to MRLEIVARRGVLFEGEVSDVVLPAFHGEMGILPRRSPVMAVVRQGTIRFTEDGQKKSVEIGDGFATVDSDHIRVVVENFDEDRDPNHPTNPAAAIGE